A window of Chitinispirillales bacterium contains these coding sequences:
- a CDS encoding MBL fold metallo-hydrolase codes for MYKIECFKSGRISTNSYLLIEDGNAVLIDAPPDPFDTIEYIKKNKINLRAILLTHCHFDHFLGIFNFWDEIDKNIPLYFHSAEHFLIADEHINGGKLFGKRASYNGSYIPLEEGKLSIGNFVFDVYHIPGHTPGGIVFLIGADCFSGDSLFAGTVGRSDWGYSDGKALIENIKSKLFVLSDSTNVLPGHGYCSTIGEEKANNPFFK; via the coding sequence ATGTATAAAATTGAGTGTTTTAAGTCGGGAAGAATTTCTACTAATTCTTATTTGCTCATTGAAGACGGTAATGCGGTCTTAATCGACGCTCCGCCGGATCCTTTTGATACGATTGAATATATTAAGAAAAATAAAATAAATCTGCGGGCGATATTGCTTACTCATTGTCATTTTGACCATTTTCTAGGTATTTTTAATTTTTGGGACGAAATAGATAAAAATATCCCGCTTTACTTTCATTCTGCAGAACATTTTTTAATCGCCGATGAACATATTAACGGCGGAAAATTGTTTGGGAAGAGAGCGTCATACAACGGTTCTTACATCCCGCTTGAAGAAGGAAAACTGAGTATAGGAAATTTTGTATTTGACGTTTATCATATACCTGGTCATACGCCTGGGGGGATTGTTTTTCTTATAGGTGCGGACTGTTTCTCAGGGGATTCGCTTTTTGCCGGAACGGTTGGACGAAGCGATTGGGGCTATAGCGACGGTAAAGCGCTTATAGAAAATATAAAAAGCAAACTTTTTGTTCTTTCCGATTCAACGAACGTTTTACCCGGACACGGATACTGCTCGACTATAGGCGAAGAAAAAGCGAATAATCCGTTTTTTAAATAA